CGCACATTATTCCGTTTAATAACGTCTATCATTCGTGAAATTTAAAAAATACAATACGGTTAGAATAAGGACAACAGCCATTCGCGGGCGGTAGGTTCATCGTCGAACATTTTAATTTCCCAGGTATTGCTGATGCGCTGGTGCAACTGGTGAAACGACATTTGCCCGTAAACGCCCGGCGCCAGCACTTGCGCCATGTAGCGTAAACCTAAGGCTTGTACCCGCGGCGTCCAGGTTTGCACAATCCAATCGTTAGCCACATCCCAGGGGCCAATCAGTTCGGCGTGGCTGTTTAGGAGCTTGGCGCAAGGTTGTTTTTGCAGCATGTCGATGTAATAATTACCGCCTTGCATCACAGTACTTAAGCTTTGAATACCGATCCACTGGGCTAATACATAGGCATTATCGGGCATGCGTTCGGCAATCAAAAAAGTATCGCCATTCAATTTTTTTAGTTCAACCCGCTCCAAAACTCCGGTAAATTGTAGATTTTTAAAAATTTAAAAATAGGTGCTGATAAGGTGCCGCGCATATCAAAAGGGTTTACTTCCAATCCAAAACAATGTTGCCCCAAATTGCCGCAACCTGACCCCAACAGAATAAACTAGACGACTACTGCGGCAAAATCATCGCGAAGCTGCTGGTAGCATTTCTGCTGGTTAATTTCATATCTAACAAATATAGATTTGCCTTGTTCCAATAGAGCTACCCGAGTGAATTTTTGAATTTTTTGTAATTCCAGAAAAAGAATAGCCAGCCATACAGCAAGTACTACTGCTGGAATGGGTTTAATAGGGAATTAACAAACCGGTATTTTATTGTTATTTCAGAGGGAAGATTATTTCTGCCGCTTGAAAAATTGGCCGGCTTCGATAAAACCATCCACGTCTTTCGGGAAAGCGTGTTCGCCGCCGGTAACTTTTAAGAGCGTTACTTCGGGTTTGTTTTTTTGCTTATAGGTGTAGCGGGTAATGGTTTGCTGGTTGTTTTTGTCGGGGTCTGGGATAGCGGCTTCGGTGGGCTTGCCGGTGTAGCCCGCCAGTTTGGCCCAATACTCAAAAGAGCCATCCGTAGAATGTACCGTACCAAACGAGTTGCCATTTACCTGCATTTCGCCGCCGTTGTACGGGTTTATGGCATCGTTGGTGCCGTTTATTATCATGACGGCTACGGGCACTTTAGCTTCCACGCAATCTAAGTTAGGTTGGTCGGGTAAATTAGCGACTACGGCGCAAATTGCTTTGCATTGCTGGGGCATGGTTAAGGCCAGTTTGTAGGCCATGTGCCCGCCACCCGATAAACCAATCGCGAAAAAGTACTTTTTATTTACCTGGTATTTCTGTTGGAAGTACTGGTGCATGGCTTTAAAAAAAGCTTGCTCGTTAATGTCTTCCTGGTTGGCGGCGCTGGTGGCTTTTTTCCGGCACTCGTTCCAGTAGCGTTTATAGCCGTCGGGGTAAACCGGTAAGAAATGTTCCTGATTCGCGTTTTTCTGCAAGGCCGCGGCCGGTTGCATCATACCTTTACCATCGCCGCCCGAGCCGTGTAATACAAAAACCAAATCAAAGTTTTGAGTGGCCTGGGTAGGTTTGTTAAAGTGAAAAACGCGGTAATGGTTCTCTACTTGTACGGAGTCGGTAATTATCTGGCTTTTTACTTCCAGAATACTGGCGCAAAATAAAACGAGGCATAGTGCAATTTTCATGAGCCGGAATGCTGATTTTTTGGTTAAAGTAACGTGAGTTCGAATTAAGTACTTATCTACACAATAAATAAATGAAAGCACTAGCAAGGAAGATAAAATTCTATTTTCAAGTTTTTTCCTGTCTATTTTAGTCATCCTGAAAGGATCTAACCAGTAGGTAACCGATTAGATCCTTTCAGGATGACTTACTTAAAGTTGAATAACGTTGTATTCTTTGCTTATCTCGAACTCACGTTAAAGTAGCAATAATTATACGAACTGGCACGCCAATATTTAAAAAACCATTTCCGCGGCGGCGAAAATGGCTTAGGTTGGGTTTATCAGTAGGGTTTAAAATTTTATAAAATGCTTTAATACGAGCTGCAAGCCCGCACCAACTCAAAAATTTTACGCTAGGGTAGGAGCAACCGAAATAGCTTCCCGCTTTACCGACTGGTTTACATAACCGCAGTACCGTTGGCTTTTAAAATTTTACTGAAAAACAAGATGTGGTAGGGCAAGGAGTTTTCCCAGTAATCCCAGGTGTGGCCGCCAGGGTGCTCGGTGTAGTCGTGTGGTGTTTTATTGTACACCAAACGCCGGTGCAACTCGCGGTTGGGTTCAATTAAAAAATCATCGACGCCGCAGTCAAATATAAGTTTCACGTCGTTGGTCTTCATCTTATCAGCGTAAGTTACCACCGAGTTAGCCGCGTATAAATCGGGTGTAGCGCCTATTGGTCCTAAAATGCGGGCAAACCGGGGCGTTATCTGCTGCTGAAACTCGGGCGTAATTTTCCAGTTGGCAAAATTTAAATCCAGCGCCCCGCTCATGCTACCGGCGGCGCAGTACAAGTCGGGGTGGCGGGTAGCCAGGTAAAAGGCCCCGTGGCCGCCCATGCTCAATCCGGTTATTACGCGGCCCTTGCGGTCGCGGATGGTGCGGTAGGTATTATCTATTTTGCTGAGTACTTCCTGGGTAATGTAGGTTTCAAACTTGTTATCGGCTTGCACCGGACTATCCAGGTAACCGCCCAGGTTTTCGCCTTCGGGGGTTACAATGATTAAATTATATTGGTCGGCGAGCTTGTGCAGCAATTGCTTGTCGGGCGTTAACCGCAGCCAGTCGCTGAAATGGCCACCGCCGCCGTGCAGCAGATACAGCACCGGGTAAGCAGCTTTACTTTTGGCGTAAGTTTTAGGCAGCACCACCGCAGCTTTGTAGGTTTTGTTCATGGCGGCACTCGGAATCTCCAGCGAGTCTACTTTAGCCGCCTGGGTTTCGGTAGCGGAAAACCAAACTAAAGTAAATAACAGAAAAGAAAGTATTAATCTCATAGAATCGGCAAAATTTAAAAATGACAGGGAGAAAGTAAAACCGGCAAACAGGATTGGTTTGCCGGCTAAAAGTTTAGTAGAGCACTGAAAAGGATGTACCGGAAAAATTTAAAAATTTAAAAAATTAAAATTTAACTTCTGGTGCAGCCTATTTTTTAGTTTGTAACTGATCCAAGGTTTCGTAGCGCGCTTCGTGTTGGGCAGGTTTAGCGCCGGTAGTAACATCCAGGTGCATGACTTGTGCCGGACCCGTTTTGCTGTTAGCGGGCCAGTTAGGTAAGCTGGTGCCGTTGGGGTTGCCGGTTTTTATAAAGTTAGCGAAGTAGCGCTGCATGGTTTCCGAAACTTTGTAATCATCCGGTGTCCAGGCGTACACTTTGTTATAAGGTAAGTTGCCCATGGCGTATTCAATTTCAGCGGCGTGCACCGCGCCGCGGGCTTGCGGCATTTTAACGGCATTCGGGTCACTTTCTTTTACTACTCCGCCGGCTAAACCCGCAGTAGCATTACCCATGGCGGCTACCATCGGGGGCCGGGGTCGCGAAAACAAATACCGGTACACTGGCTGGCCGCTGGTTTGGCGGTGAAGGTCCATCCATTTCCAGGTGCTGTAGGCAATAAAGCGGTCGCCGGCTAAATCGGTGGCTACGGGCACTACTTCTTCGTCGGAGGTGGGTTTATACACCTGCAGAATAGCATTGGCCTGGTCACCGAACGTTTTTTGCACGGCTTTGGTGTAATTATCTATGGTAGGTTGTTCTTTACCCAGCAAAAACAAATACGTCATTTCTTCGGAGTTCCAGCCCGCCAGTAACGGTACTTTGGCTTGTTCGCCGGCAGCAAAAATAGCGGCTGGTGATTTCGGGAAGAAATAATTATCCAGGGTAGCCGGAAAGCCCGGAATGCCTTTTTTACCCGCTGCATCCAGTAATTTTTGGGCAGGCATTTGCCGTAAATCAGCTAAAGATTGAGCACCCATTTCGGTGGCGAATTTTACGCCTATTTGTTCGGCTTCTGATAGCGGCACCGGATCTAAGCCCGAATTTACTAAAGCGCCGCTTTCGCCAATGGCTTGGGCAAATAAGTTTTTCGAAACCGGCGAAGCCATTTGGGCGCTCACCGAAATAGAACCCGCTGATTCGCCGGCAATAGTAACTTTATTGGGGTCGCCGCCAAAAGCTGCAATGTTTTGTTTTACCCAACGCAAAGCGGCGGCCTGGTCTTGGTAACCATAATTGCCCGAGGCTTTGTGCGGCGATTCTTTGGTGAGCTCCGGATGCGCCATAAACCCAAACACGCCCAAGCGGTAATTAACCGAAAGGGCCACGATACCCATTTTGGCCATGCTTTCGCCATCGTAGCGGGCTTCGGAGCCATCGCCGGCCACAAAGCCGCCGCCGTAAAAGTAAACCAGTACCGGTAACTTTTCTTTATTGCTCTTGGCTGGCGTCCAAACGTTTAAATACAAGCAATCTTCGTTCATGCCATCCGAGCGGAAACCCATATCGCCGAATACGGGCAACTGCATGGCCCGGGGGCCAAACTGTTTCGCGGCCCGTACCCCC
The sequence above is a segment of the Adhaeribacter swui genome. Coding sequences within it:
- a CDS encoding alpha/beta hydrolase family esterase, with product MKIALCLVLFCASILEVKSQIITDSVQVENHYRVFHFNKPTQATQNFDLVFVLHGSGGDGKGMMQPAAALQKNANQEHFLPVYPDGYKRYWNECRKKATSAANQEDINEQAFFKAMHQYFQQKYQVNKKYFFAIGLSGGGHMAYKLALTMPQQCKAICAVVANLPDQPNLDCVEAKVPVAVMIINGTNDAINPYNGGEMQVNGNSFGTVHSTDGSFEYWAKLAGYTGKPTEAAIPDPDKNNQQTITRYTYKQKNKPEVTLLKVTGGEHAFPKDVDGFIEAGQFFKRQK
- a CDS encoding alpha/beta hydrolase, whose translation is MRLILSFLLFTLVWFSATETQAAKVDSLEIPSAAMNKTYKAAVVLPKTYAKSKAAYPVLYLLHGGGGHFSDWLRLTPDKQLLHKLADQYNLIIVTPEGENLGGYLDSPVQADNKFETYITQEVLSKIDNTYRTIRDRKGRVITGLSMGGHGAFYLATRHPDLYCAAGSMSGALDLNFANWKITPEFQQQITPRFARILGPIGATPDLYAANSVVTYADKMKTNDVKLIFDCGVDDFLIEPNRELHRRLVYNKTPHDYTEHPGGHTWDYWENSLPYHILFFSKILKANGTAVM
- a CDS encoding carboxylesterase/lipase family protein; this translates as MKTVFTFLLLALLVLPTVQAQTTKATAGNNQVSTANGKLEGVTEKSGIRSFKGVPFAAPPVGNLRWREPQPVKNWSGVRAAKQFGPRAMQLPVFGDMGFRSDGMNEDCLYLNVWTPAKSNKEKLPVLVYFYGGGFVAGDGSEARYDGESMAKMGIVALSVNYRLGVFGFMAHPELTKESPHKASGNYGYQDQAAALRWVKQNIAAFGGDPNKVTIAGESAGSISVSAQMASPVSKNLFAQAIGESGALVNSGLDPVPLSEAEQIGVKFATEMGAQSLADLRQMPAQKLLDAAGKKGIPGFPATLDNYFFPKSPAAIFAAGEQAKVPLLAGWNSEEMTYLFLLGKEQPTIDNYTKAVQKTFGDQANAILQVYKPTSDEEVVPVATDLAGDRFIAYSTWKWMDLHRQTSGQPVYRYLFSRPRPPMVAAMGNATAGLAGGVVKESDPNAVKMPQARGAVHAAEIEYAMGNLPYNKVYAWTPDDYKVSETMQRYFANFIKTGNPNGTSLPNWPANSKTGPAQVMHLDVTTGAKPAQHEARYETLDQLQTKK